In Anopheles gambiae chromosome 2, idAnoGambNW_F1_1, whole genome shotgun sequence, a single window of DNA contains:
- the LOC4576276 gene encoding mucin-19 isoform X3, producing the protein MDSMSRNEANSSSHHQNKVVLMNQGTDSNNERANNLTSSGSSSSSSSGGANSHSNSTRGNSTSGSSSSRSNIISLSGSKSSIGSDSNAASGSGDKFSGSKGNQPIAAHVAAIIHPQRLQHHSGSVDRPASADSDRGSYNPIAAATGAVGVVSTVAPSSSPATSSGADIKDSNFDDDNEWDVGIGDLIIDLDADIEKTGANQHQQQQRQQQQQQQQQQQQQQSQPQSSSSSSSSSSSSSTTVGGVLQFLSTSGGGESASAITPVTTHSGQSRSGNSSGKGSKSGAVSCSSDTRDKSSAGGSGAGNTASSGGSSSSKGHHHHHHHHHHHHHHHHHRHKQQQQQQLSGSSTSSSSGSGSNSGSSSSSSGGGSNTSASTSPGEKVGESQGRTRTTSNSSTSSSATPALPVNPVTVGSAPVSAAGQGIRSHPGIDTIDSAGSRGDTHTLVGSSGRSKQSVPSASASSVPGVVGSSGSSGGNSSNSNTTTMSSTTSSSGSKSTTKLSVDHQATLDKGLKMKIKRTKPGTKTSEAKHEIVKSDQNGTTATTATLSTGGGGGGAGVGTGGIGASTALTSTTGVTGMTTSALVGTGSLTSAGTMAGTPLNANSGASAGGHLTTDSDSTGIAGGGGTISGVGGVVGSGIGGVLSSGLNATASGHSGSGTGVNCANALVNSNASNGSNSGNVALSNSGNTAGNSGGGSGSSTSISGGSIVLGNSGKKHSSQSTNSGTIGSSSNTGGNSNAQQQQLSSGMLTSQQQQSQQQHQQHQQQPAQSSNKRGSSSHRRDKGKDKTTHHNQRDKSEQHQGASGAAGGSVDGSIGSSGLNNSRSATSSGCVCVVNHDAQVNGLLQQQPCSSASCIYAKPGSNSGDLGGGGNISLGASHRLGAGGIIPGSLSVGTGTNAGSNTSTPNAPGPPVLGKDINKLLNLNVANAGTHNSGGNNTNSSSSIAGTGTGNICNANNIHTGATGVLKAQLQAGSMAGTASEGSGTGTANMMGMFSGSTASSPNLSAALSTHDDKSGSSPPPAKRHKGDKKEMVDVCVGTSVGTITEPDCLGPCEPGTSVTLEGIVWHETEGGVLVVNVTWRGKTYVGTLIDCTKHDWAPPRFCDSPTEELDSRTPKGRGKRGRSSALLPTNDLSNFTETRSSMHSKLRNGGSKGRGGRGGIIETNAASATGASKLPTLTASANVLGTANNGGSLGGASNTPSTSPVAFLPPRAEKRKSKDESPSPLGAGSGGSGSGGAGSNNGAQNTMSNNVINSASVNIGSNSSGNAGSGFNNASSGDGSGHTGGSPSIVNLVTGLNVQVSSGGSGTAGGSACKKAKSSTAACAISPVLLECPEQDCSKKYKHANGLKYHQSHAHAGSASSMDEDSLQAPESPQRIAPSPTTNNTAPSPLSVAVGASTALPTAAAGGSSATGNNSELVLALSTTTGGSGSSSAIATSSSTPSPSQSVSGSASCISTMSSQLSQQNLASKQSLGPNNSNTINNGNSGGGGVNSQDTTGMLLHQSSSADQMSTSGVTAGTVGTNEQQDPDRHGASGGPEAPTDGGSATLNDEESNLTTTGVMNASSAAGSVAIPRSPAVGMGMLSTAPTTPSTPVDAHKTPHGFAKQKKSRKSPGPSTNAEFDPMAASAGNRTEDVQSPAYSDISDDSTPVTDATDLPMGAGEKSKGSHMAENTRKANDTPAESVNNASNSNPSTSGPLGPLSSYGLYPYYAGLPHQQPPPPPPPGGPYFPTAADLGSNKPPPPPPIGPVPLPHGVATSIAPSAVSAAGGPLEYSKNKEPPLDLMNKPNNTGPPQHPLHQPQPPSSGLPPPPSLASAGPPTGPEGVRTPGGLMLNPSATAGLPSLAGAADVKDGSILSAGPPPPPGGKVLSHYYPYGYVPPGYNYPGLDAGYGQLSVISDESKHSPVITVKEERLKESQSPSEYSKLGASPLMASKLIKSESTKDIKTEPGLSGSGAGSLHGPGIHPKDPQQAGPNQQPPSLPPQSLGPYGSMFRHGLGVGPPPGGPPPSHIPASREEDLRRMFSYTDQRRVGGNPPPSGHPGGPPGLPPGLNPKDEPHSPSSHGQSQQQSGLHGQSLPGSGKGSKSSSGQTGSSSSSGGGSSKGMGKGSDSGSGSIKQEDKESAMKIKQQQQQQEGQKPTMETQGPPPPPTSQYYSPSLYMSASPFGFDPNHQMYRQMLVSTAPYSAPPYHLQIPRFNHPPEDLSRNQSTKALDLLQHHASQYYNSHKIHELSERAMKSPTSNSVK; encoded by the exons ATGGATTCAATGAGTCGCAACGaggcgaacagcagcagccaccacCAAAACAAGGTGGTCTTAATGAATCAAGGAACTGATAGCAATAACGAAAGAGCTAATAATCTAACAAgtagcggtagcagcagcagcagcagcagcggcggcgccaacagccacagcaacagcactCGAGGCAACAGCACTAGcggtagtagcagtagtagaagCAACATTATTAGTCTTAGCGGTAGTAAGAGCAGTATTGGCAGTGACAGCAACGCTGCCAGTGGCAGCGGCGATAAATTTAGCGGCAGTAAGGGCAACCAACCGATAGCAGCGCACGTGGCGGCGATCATTCACCCGCAGCGTCTTCAGCACCATTCGGGGTCCGTAGATCGGCCGGCGTCCGCCGATTCCGACCGGGGCAGCTATAACCCGATAGCAGCGGCAACCGGTGCTGTTGGCGTGGTGTCGACTGTTGCACCCTCCTCCTCACCAGCGACGTCGTCCGGAGCGGATATAAAAGACTCCAACTTTGACGACGATAACGAGTGGGACGTCGGTATCGGAGATTTGATAATCGATTTAGACGCGGACATTGAAAAGACTGGCGCAaaccagcatcagcagcaacagagacagcagcagcagcagcagcagcagcaacaacagcaacagcagagtCAACCGCAAtccagtagtagcagcagcagcagcagcagcagcagttcgacTACAGTTGGTGGTGTGCTGCAGTTTCTATCaaccagtggtggtggtgagtcCGCGTCAGCAATTACGCCAGTGACTACTCACAGCGGTCAGTCACGCAGTGGCAATAGTTCGGGAAAGGGTAGCAAATCCGGCGCAGTCAGTTGTTCCAGTGATACCAGAGACAAAAGCTCAGCAGGAGGAAGCGGAGCAGGAAACACTGCCAGCTCTGGTGGTAGCAGTAGCTCAAAGggacatcatcatcaccatcaccatcatcaccaccaccatcatcatcaccatcatcgtcacaaacagcagcaacaacagcagctgAGCGGTagtagcaccagcagcagcagcggcagcggcagcaacagcggcagcagcagtagcagtagtggtggtggaagtAATACCAGCGCGAGTACGAGCCCAGGAGAGAAAGTCGGTGAGTCGCAGGGTAGAACTCGTACCACCAGTAATTCTTCTACCAGTAGCTCAGCTACACCGGCATTGCCTGTCAACCCCGTTACAGTGGGCAGTGCGCCAGTATCTGCAGCAGGGCAGGGAATAAGATCCCATCCGGGTATCGATACTATTGATAGTGCTGGTTCCCGTGGCGATACGCATACGCTCGTAGGGAGCAGCGGTCGCAGTAAACAGAGCGTACCATCCGCTAGCGCCAGCAGTGTGCCCGGGGTGGTTGGAAGCAGCGGCAGTAGCGGTGGTAATAGTAGCAACAGCAATACCACAACAATGTCTTCGACCACCAGCAGCTCGGGTAGCAAGTCAACGACCAAACTGTCCGTTGACCACCAAGCAACCCTGGATAAGGGGCTGAAGATGAAGATCAAGCGCACGAAGCCGGGCACGAAAACGTCCGAGGCAAAGCACGAGATTGTCAAGTCCGATCAAAACGGCACCACAGCCACAACGGCCACGTTAagtactggtggtggtgggggtggTGCGGGTGTCGGCACCGGTGGTATCGGAGCGTCTACCGCGCTTACCAGCACGACCGGTGTTACTGGCATGACCACATCGGCCTTGGTAGGCACCGGCTCATTGACGAGTGCTGGTACTATGGCAGGCACACCACTGAACGCCAACAGCGGTGCTTCAGCGGGTGGCCATTTAACGACTGATTCCGACAGTACGGGTATAGCTGGAGGCGGAGGAACGATCTCCGGAGTGGGTGGCGTTGTTGGAAGCGGAATTGGAGGAGTGCTGAGCTCTGGGTTGAATGCAACAGCCAGCGGACATTCGGGCAGCGGCACGGGAGTAAACTGTGCCAATGCGCTCGTCAACAGTAACGCTTCCAACGGCAGTAACAGTGGCAATGTGGCGCTGAGTAACAGTGGCAACACGGCCGGTAATAGTGGAGGCGGCAGTGGGAGCAGCACTAGCATTAGCGGTGGAAGTATCGTTCTGGGTAACTCCGGCAAAAAACACTCATCACAGTCCACCAACAGTGGAACGATTGGGAGTAGCAGCAACACGGGCGGCAACAGCAatgcccagcagcagcagctgagctCCGGTATGCTTACctctcagcagcaacagtcccagcagcagcatcagcagcaccagcaacaaccgGCACAGAGTTCAAACAAGCGTGGTAGCAGTAGTCACAGGAGAGACAAGGGGAAAGATAAAACCACACACCACAATCAGCGTGACAAAAGCGAGCAGCATCAAGGAGCATCGGGGGCTGCCGGTGGCTCCGTGGATGGCAGCATTGGTTCGAGCGGGTTGAATAATAGTCGATCCGCGACGAGCAGTGGCTGCGTATGCGTCGTCAATCATGATGCACAAGTCAACGGGTTactacagcagcagccgtgCTCAAGTGCATCGTGCATTTATGCCAAGCCTGGAAGCAATAGTGGCGATCTTGGCGGTGGCGGAAACATATCCCTCGGCGCATCACATCGATTAGGCGCGGGAGGCATCATTCCGGGAAGTTTAAG TGTTGGTACGGGTACGAACGCAGGAAGCAATACAAGCACTCCGAACGCTCCTGGTCCACCGGTACTGGGAAAGGATATCAATAAG CTATTGAATCTAAATGTAGCAAACGCAGGAACACATAATTCCGGAGGAAATAATACCAATAGCAGCAGTAGTATAGCCGGTACAGGAACAGGCAACATTTGCAATGCGAACAACATCCATACCGGTGCTACCGGCGTGCTGAAAGCTCAATTGCAGGCTGGCTCCATGGCTGGAACCGCTAGCGAAGGATCCGGAACGGGTACGGCAAACATGATGG GAATGTTCTCGGGTAGTACCGCATCATCGCCCAATCTCTCGGCGGCTCTGTCAACGCACGACGATAAAAGTGGTTCAAGCCCGCCCCCCGCAAAGCGTCACAAGGGCGACAAGAAGGAAATGGTAGACGTGTGTGTTGGCACGTCCGTCGGCACGATAACGGAGCCGGATTGTTTGGGTCCCTGCGAACCGGGCACATCTGTCACGCTGGAGGGTATCGTATGGCATGAAACGGAGGGTGGCGTTCTAGTGGTGAACGTTACTTGGCGGGGAAAAACTTACGTTGGAACGTTGATTGATTGCACCAAACATGATTGGGCGCCTCCGAG GTTTTGTGATTCTCCGACCGAGGAATTGGACTCTAGGACACCGAAAGGACGAGGCAAAAGAGGTCGAAGCTCAGCTTTGCTGCCAACGAACGATCTTAGCAATTTCACGGAGACTCGTAGCTCG ATGCACAGTAAGTTAAGGAACGGCGGTTCCaaaggacgaggaggacgaggaggcaTAATCGAGACGAACGCGGCAAGTGCAACCGGAGCATCCAAACTACCAACGCTCACTGCCAGTGCAAATGTTCTTGGAACAGCCAACAATGGAGGATCGCTGGGCGGTGCCAGCAATACACCCTCAACGTCACCAGTAGCATTTCTTCCGCCGCGAGCAGAAAAACGCAAATCAAAGGACGAGTCTCCTTCCCCGCTAGGCGCGGGCAGTGGTGGCAGCGGTTCCGGTGGGGCCGGTAGTAACAATGGTGCGCAGAACACCATGAGCAATAATGTGATAAACTCGGCGTCTGTAAATATCGGAAGCAACTCCTCCGGCAACGCAGGAAGTGGTTTTAACAATGCATCCAGCGGAGACGGTAGCGGCCACACGGGTGGCTCCCCGTCGATCGTTAATCTCGTGACGGGATTAAATGTTCAGGTGAGCAGTGGCGGTAGCGGAACTGCCGGCGGATCGGCgtgtaaaaaagcaaaaagcagcACCGCAGCCTGTGCAATTTCACCGGTACTGCTAGAGTGTCCTGAGCAAGACTGTAGCAAAAAGTACAAGCACGCGAACGGGTTGAAGTACCATCAGAGCCATGCACACGCAGGCAGTGCCTCTTCCATGGATGAGGATTCATTGCAAGCACCAGAATCACCGCAACGAATAGCACCTTCGCCGACAACCAACAATACCGCCCCGTCACCTCTGTCCGTGGCCGTCGGTGCCAGCACAGCTCTCCCCACTGCAGCCGCCGGAGGTTCGTCTGCGACGGGCAACAACAGTGAACTCGTCCTGGCCCTGTCTACCACGACCGGTGGATCAGGCTCCAGCTCTGCCATAGCAACATCCTCATCTACCCCATCACCATCACAATCAGTGTCTGGGTCGGCTTCCTGCATTTCAACGATGTCTAGTCAATTGTCGCAACAAAATTTAGCATCTAAACAATCCCTTGGCCCCAACAATTCCAACACAATCAACAATGGaaacagtggtggtggtggtgttaatTCTCAGGACACAACGGGTATGCTACTGCATCAGTCCTCATCCGCTGATCAAATGTCAACGTCTGGCGTAACGGCGGGCACTGTAGGCACAAATGAACAGCAAGACCCTGACAGACATGGCGCCAGTGGTGGTCCAGAGGCACCGACTGACGGAGGTTCGGCTACACTCAATG ATGAGGAATCAAACCTAACAACAACTGGAGTAATGAATGCTAGCAGCGCGGCAGGTTCAGTTGCAATACCAAGATCGCCGGCTGTTGGTATGGGAATGCTGTCGACTGCTCCAACAACTCCTTCTACACCAGTGGATG CACATAAAACTCCTCATGGTTTcgcaaagcaaaagaaaagtcGCAAATCGCCCGGTCCTTCTACCAACGCCGAATTTGACCCAATGGCTGCATCCGCGGGCAATCGCACAGAGGACGTTCAGAGTCCCGCTTACAGTGATATTAGCGATGATTCCACTCCCGTTACTGATGCTACGGATTTGCCCATGGGAGCAGGAG AAAAATCAAAAGGATCTCATATGGcagaaaacacaagaaaagcaaacgaCACTCCAGCTGAATCAGTAAACAACGCCAGCAACAGTAATCCTAGCACCAGCGGTCCTTTGGGGCCACTCTCCAGCTATGGTCTTTATCCATACTACGCAGGACTGCCCCATCAGCAACCacctccaccgccaccgcccggTGGTCCGTACTTCCCTACGGCTGCAGACCTTGGCTCAAACAAACCTCCTCCGCCACCTCCAATCGGTCCGGTTCCCTTACCTCACGGTGTCGCAACTAGCATTGCACCCTCAGCAGTCTCTGCTGCCGGAGGGCCGCTCGAGtacagcaaaaataaagaGCCGCCGTTGGATCTTatgaacaaaccaaacaacacaGGACCACCACAGCATCCATTGCATCAGCCGCAGCCTCCATCCTCTGGATTACCCCCTCCGCCATCGCTAGCATCAGCCGGTCCACCTACAGGGCCGGAGGGTGTTCGCACTCCCGGAGGGCTTATGCTGAACCCGTCCGCGACTGCCGGATTACCGTCACTTGCAGGGGCAGCTGATGTGAAGGACGGTTCGATATTGAGCGCTGGTCCTCCTCCGCCACCGGGTGGCAAAGTACTGTCACATTACTATCCTTATGG TTATGTACCCCCCGGGTATAATTATCCCGGGCTCGATGCTGGCTACGGTCAGCTGTCGGTAATATCGGACGAATCAAAGCATAGTCCGGTTATTACGGTCAAGGAGGAACGGTTAAAAGAGAGCCAAAGTCCTAGCGAGTACAGCAAACTGGGTGCATCACCG CTCATGGCCTCAAAACTCATAAAATCGGAATCTACGAAAGATATAAAGACTGAACCAGGCCTAAGCGGAAGTGGCGCCGGATCGCTACACGGCCCCGGTATTCATCCTAAAGATCCTCAACAAGCTGGTCCAAATCAACAACCGCCATCCCTGCCACCGCAATCGCTGGGTCCGTATGGTAGCATGTTCCGACATGGGCTCGGTGTAGGCCCACCACCCGGAGGTCCTCCACCGTCCCATATCCCAGCGTCTCGAGAGGAGGATCTTCGAAG AATGTTCAGCTACACTGATCAACGACGGGTAGGTGGCAATCCCCCACCATCAGGTCATCCGGGAGGGCCACCGGGGCTTCCGCCCGGTCTTAATCCAAAGGATGAGCCGCATTCACCATCATCGCACGGGCAATCGCAGCAGCAATCAGGATTGCATGGACAATCGTTGCCGGGTTCGGGAAAAGGTTCCAAATCCTCCTCGGGACAGACCGGTTCGTCGTCCTCATCCGGTGGAGGAAGCAGTAAAGGAATGGGGAAAGGTTCCGACAGTGGCAGTGGAAGCATCAAGCAGGAGGACAAAGAAAGCGcaatgaaaatcaaacagcagcagcagcaacaggaggGTCAGAAACCGACGATGGAAACGCAAGgcccaccgccaccgccaaccTCCCAGTACTATTCACCGTCGCTGTATATGAGCGCCTCTCCGTTCGGGTTCGATCCAAACCATCAAATGTACCGACAGATGTTGGTTTCCACTGCGCCGTATAGTGCGCCACCCTATCATTTGCAAATACCGCGCTTCAATCACCCGCCCGAGGATCTGTCGCGGAATCAGAGTACGAAAGCGCTTGATCTGCTGCAGCATCATGCCAGTCAGTACTACAACTCACACAAGATACACGAGCTTAGCGAGCGCGCAATGAAAAGCCCGACCAGCAACAGCGTTAAA TAG